TGGGCCGGCGTCGGGTTCGTCGGGGTGGTACCCGGCGCCGGACCCGCCCCTGAACCGTGAGGTTCACCCGCCCTCGGTCGGGGTACCGATTTGAGGGCGGGGACCGGCATGGCGTACGCTTGCCGGTGGCGCACCCGGTGCGCCACGTTCCCGCGCGCCCGTGACTGGCCGGTTCGTCCGACAGTGTGACGGGCCGACGCGAACATCATCCGCCAGCGACAAACGACAGGAGCCGCGTCCGATGTACGCGATCGTCAAGACCGGCGGCAAGCAGTACAAGGTCGCCGAGGGCGACGTGATCGAGGTCGAGAAGCTCATCGGCGTACCCGGTGACGCGGTGACGCTGCCCGCAGTGCTCCTCGTCGATGGCGACGACTTGGTGACCGACGCGACCGCGCTTGCCCAGGTTGCGGTGACCGGCGAGATCGCCGCGCACACCAAGGGTCCGAAGATCCGGATCCACAAGTTCAAGAACAAGACCGGTTACCACAAGCGCCAGGGTCATCGTCAGCCGCTGACCCAGGTCAAGGTGACCGGCATCTCGAACGGGAAGTAGGCGCCAGACATGGCTCACAAAAAGGGTGCATCCAGCTCGCGTAACGGCCGCGATTCCGAAGCCAAGCGCCTCGGGGTCAAGCGTTTCGGCGGCCAGGTGGTCAGTGCCGGCGAGATCCTGATCCGTCAGCGTGGTACCAAGTTCCACCCGGGTGACCTGGTCGGCCGGGGCGGCGACGACACGCTGTTCGCGTTGGCCGCCGGGTCGGTGCAGTTCGGCACCAAGCGCGGCCGCAAGACGGTCAACATCGTGCCGGCGGCGCAGTAGGCGTTCGCGTCGATCCATACGCGTCGAGCGGGCCGTGGACCTGAGGTCCCGGCCCGCTTCGTCGTGTCGGAGTCGATTCCGTACCAGGAGAGGACAGGGCCGTGACCACGTTCGTCGACCGGGTCGTGCTGCACGTACAGGCCGGTAACGGTGGACACGGCTGCGTGTCGATCCACCGGGAGAAGTTCAAGCCGTTCGGCGGGCCGGACGGCGGCAACGGTGGACATGGCGGCAGCGTGACGCTGGTGGTGGATCCCCAGGCACACACGTTGCTCGACTTCCACTTCCGTCCGCATGCCAAGGCCGAGAACGGCAAGGGCGGCGCGGGCGGCAACCGGGACGGCGCCAAAGGCGCTGATCTGGTGCTCAAGGTGCCGAACGGGACCACCGTGCAGACACTCGACGGCACCGTGCTGGCCGACCTGGTCGGTGCCGGGACCAGCTTCGAGATCGCCCGGGGTGGTCGGGGCGGCCGGGGCAACGCGGCGCTCGCCAGCGCGCGACGTCGGGCGCCGGGCTTCGCCGAGTTGGGTGAGCCGGGTGACCAGCTCGACGTCGTCCTCGAGCTCAAGAGCGTGGCCGACGTGGGCCTCGTCGGGTTCCCCTCCGCCGGCAAGTCGTCGCTGATCTCGGTGATCTCGGCGGCCAAGCCCAAGATCGCCGACTACCCGTTCACCACCCTGGTGCCCAACCTCGGGGTGGTCCGGGTCGACGAGCACACCTTCACCGTCGCCGACGTACCGGGACTGATCCCGGGTGCCGCCACGGGCAAGGGGCTCGGTCTGGAGTTCCTGCGGCACATCGAGCGGTGCGCGGTGCTGGCCCACGTCGTGGACACCGCCACCTTGGAGTCGGGACGCGATCCGGTGGCGGACATCGACGCCATCGAGGCGGAGCTGTCCGCGTACGGCGGTCTCGCCGACCGTCCCCGGCTGGTCATCCTTAACAAGATCGACATTCCGGACGGCCAGGAGATGGCCGACCTGGTACGTCCCGACCTGGAGGCCCGGGGGCTGCGGGTCTTCGCCGTCAGCGCGGTGAGCCGGCAGGGTCTGCGGGAGCTCAGCTACGCGCTGGCCGAACTGGTCGCCGCCGCCCGCGCCGCCGCTCCGCCGTTGGAACCGACCCGGATCGTGCTGCGCCCGAGAGCGGTCGACGATGCCGGCTTCACCGTCGAGCCGCTCGACGACGGCGCGTTCCGGATCAACGGCGTGCGTCCGGAGCGGTGGGTACGGCAGACCAACTTCGACAACGACGAGGCCGTGGGTTACCTGGCCGACCGGTTGGCTCGTCTCGGGGTGGAGGACGCGCTGGCCAAGGCGGGTGCCGAACCCGGCGCACTGGTCAGAATCGGTACGTACGAGTTCGACTGGCAGCCGAGCCATTTCGCGGACGTCGACTATGTGCCGAGCTCCCGCGGGACCGATGTCCGGCTCGCCGAAGCGCCGACCCGGCACTCCGCCGCCGAACGGCTCGCTGCCCGTAAGGCCCGCCGACAGCGACCGGCCGACGAGATCGACGGGGACGGGGACGACGATACCGGAGAGTAACCGTCCGGTGTGGCTTCCGCTTCATCTGACGCCGGCCAAGTTGTCGAAGTCGGGCCTGATCCCGGCCAACTGGACGAAACCTCCGGGAAATGCGGATTGTCTACCGTGACAGAGTGTTAATCGAGCGTCGCCCGTCCACCGATCCCGAGGTGGCCGCTCTGGTCGCGACTCAGGAACGGGAACTCAGGGAGGCGGAACGCGCCGGCCGTACGGTCGATCCGGTGGTCTACCCGGTACACGACGACGCGCGGTACCTGGTCTGTGTGGTGGACGGCCGGGCGGTGGCCTGTGGAGCGATCCAACCGGTGGACGCCCAGACCGTGGAGATCACGCGGATGTACGTCCGTCCGGCGTACCGGGGTCGGGGGATCGCCCGGCATCTGCTGACGGCGCTGGAGGAGTTGGCGTACTCGTCGGGGTACACGGTGTTCCGGCTGGAGACCGGCAGCTATCTGCCGGCCGCGCTGCACCTCTACGCGTCGGCCGGTTACTCGCGGATCCCGGTGTACGGCGAGTACGTCGGTAACCCGTACAGCGTCTGCTTCGAAAAGCGCATCCCGGTGGCCGCGGCCTGACCGGTCGCACTCCGCCCCGGGGTGGCGATAGCCGGGCGAATGGTGGGATCATGTCATGCCATGAGCGATTCGCCGGTTCTGGACGGCCCCGAGGCTATCGATGCTCATCTGACCGCCTCCATCGAGCGGTGGGAACGGGGACGGCACGGTGTGCGGTTCGTCCTGTGTGACGACCAGGACCGGGTGCGGATGCACTGCCCGGTCGACGATCTTCCCGCCAGCCCGGATCCGACCGACTGCGCCCAAGCGGTCTCGATCTTCGCCAACGCGTTGGCGGAGCGGGCCGGCAACGGGGCCATGCTCGTCGTGCTGACCAGGCCGGGGTCGAGTGCGGTCAGCGATCCGGACCGCGTCTGGTTCCACGCGGCGTACGGCGTCTGCGGCAAGGTCGGGGTACGGCTGCTCGGCGTGCATCTGGTCACCCCCGCCGATCAACGGCGCATCCTGCTCGACGACGCACTCTGAACCTGCTCCCGGATGTCGCGTGCTGGGGGCTGCTGCCGGCTTGTGTAAAAGATTATTGACATCGTGTCGGGGTTACTTTACCTTGGTGATGTCAGGTTTTCTTTACATCTGGTTGGTGGTGCAGCGTGTCGTACGAGGAGAAGGGCACCTGGGTGTTCCTGGTGACCACCCTGGGCACGTTCGTGGGCTACACGGTGGCCGTCCTGCGGCGAGCCGGCGACGGGCCACTCGTCGAGGCACCGTACGTGTCGACGATGCTCTGGGCGATCGGCGTCGCCATCGTCGCGGCCATGGTCGTGCGGATCGTGGTCGAGATGGCCGCGCCGAGCGAGACCTACCAGATTGACGTGCGCGACAAGGAGATCAATCGGCGGGGCGACTACGTCTCCGGGCTGATCCTGTCGGTCGGGATGGTCCTGCCGCTCGGGCTGACCCTGGCCGAACTCGACCACTTCTGGATCGCCAACGCCATCTACGCGGTGTTCGTGGTGTCCACCTCCATCGGCGCGATCGTCAAGATCGTCGTGTACCGGCGGGGGTGGTGACGCATGGGCAAACCGACCAGGGTGACCAACTCGATCCGGGCCCTGCGTTTCGCCAACGGTGAAATGACCCAGGCCGAGCTGGCCAAACGACTCGGCGTCACCCGGCAGACGGTGATCGCCATCGAACAGGGCAGGTACTCGCCGTCGCTGGAGATGGCGTTCCAGATCGCCCGCGTGTTCGCGGTCCCCCTCGACGACGTCTTCCAGTACGCCGCCGACGAACCCGCCTGACCACAACCCCGCTGTGCCATTGATCGCCACCCCCTCGGGAGGACCCGCCATGCAAGCGATCACCCAGGATTCGTACGGCCCACCGCAGGACGTGATGGTCCTGCGCGAGGTCCCCCGGCCGGTGCCGGAGGAGCGTGACGTGCTGGTTCGCGTACACGCCACGCCGGTCAGCGGCACCGACTGGCATCTGACCAGAGGACTGCCGTACGTCGCCCGACCGGTCACCGGCTGGCGTCGACCGAAGTCCCGGATTCCCGGCTACGACCTGGCCGGCACCGTCGTCGAGACCGGAGCGGCGGTGACCACCCTGCGACCGGGCGACCAGGTGTACGGCTGGGCCGCCAGCACCTTCGCCGAGTACGCCACCGTGCCGGAGCGGCAACTGGTGCCGGTCCCGACCAACCTCACCCTGGAGCAGGCGGCGGCGGTGCCGATCGCGGCCTTCACCGCGCTACAGGCGGTGCGCGACGGGGGCGGCCTGCGGCCCGGCCAGGCTGATGAGCCCGGCCGCCGGGTGCTGATCACCGGAGCGTCCGGCGGCGTCGGGACCTACGCGGTCCAGTTCGCCAAGGCGTACGGTGCCCACGTCACCGGTATGTGCCGGACCAGCAAGATGGACCTGGTCGCCGGGCTCGGCGCCGACGAGGTGGTCGACTACACCACCACGGCGCTGCGCGACCTCGGCCGCCGCTTCGACGTGCTGATCGACCTGTACGGCAACCCGTCGCTTGCCGACTGCGCCCGCGTGCTGGTCCCCGGTGGCAGGATCGTCTACGTCGGCGGTACCGGCGGCCGGTGGTTCATGGGCGTCGACCGGTGGCTGCGCGGCATGGTGCTCGCGCCGCTGCGCCGGCTCCGCACCCGGCCGGTGATCCACTCCGACAGCCGCGACGACCTGGTCACCATCACCGGGATGATCGAGTCGGGAGCGGTCCTACCGGTGCTGGATCGGACGTTCCGGCTGGCGCAGGCGGCCGAGGCGATCCGCTTCGTCACCGCCGGCGAGGTACGCGGCCAGGCCGTGCTGCGCTGCGCCGACTGACCACCGTACTCGCCTCAGTTCGACGACGAATCAGCCGATCGACACCTGACCCGGGCACTGGATCCACCACCGCGATCTCTCTGGTCCGCTCCGCGAACCGGTCACTGTCCGACGATCGGGTCAGCAGGTCGCGCAGGTCCGAATCGAAGGCCGGCAGGCGATCGGCGAACAGGTGCGGTGCCGAACTGGACAGGGGAGAACACCGCAGCGGCGACCTCGTCGACCGTACGCCTCACGATCTGACCGCCGCCGACCTCGATCCGGGCCGGTCCGGTGAAGCCGGCCCGGCGCATGACGTCCTCTCCGCCGGAGCGGGTCCCGACGGGCAGTAGACCCTGTCCGGCCCTGCGTACCGGCCCGAGGTCGTCGGCTACCAACTCGTCGACGCGGTCCCACGGCGGGCGGGGGTGTGGCAGCGGGTCGGCGCCGTCCACGCCGCGATGGGTAGTGGCGTGGACGTGGACCCAGGCACCATCCAGGTCGAGCATGTCCCGGACCCGGTTCGCCACCAGGACTGATCCATCCAGTGGAACGACTGGGCGAACGTGACCACCCGGAAGGTGCCCAGATCCGCCGGTAGCTCCTCGGCCCGCAGCCGACGCCACTCGATGCTGGCAACGCCCGCCCGGTCGGCGCGGCGGGCCGCCTCGGCGAGCATGCCGGCATCCGCGTCGACCGCCGACTGCCGTCTCGAACAACGGCGCCGGCGGCAGCGTCAACGAGCCGGGGCCGCAGCCGACGTCGAGTAGCCGACCCCGACCGTCGAGACCGAGCGCCCGGCGGATGTCGTCAGCGAGGATCGACGGGTACGGCATCCGGCCGGCGGCGTAGTGCGTGGCGCTGCCGGCGTACAGGGTCTCGTCCCCGCCCTCAGCTGTGGCAGGGCACCTGGCGCCTGGCCGAGCCGTCGCTCCGTGAGGCGGTCGGACCGGACGGCGAACCCTGTGTCAGTCCAGGTCGAACTCGCCGTCTTGGGCGCCGGCGACGAAGGCGTCCCACTCGGCCTGGGTGAAGACCAGGATCGGGCCGTCCGGCTCGGCCGAGTTGCGCATGCCGATCAGGTCGTCGACGAACGCGATCTCGACCGCGCCCTCGGAGTCGTCCCCTTCGGCCCGCTGCCACACCGCCCGCGACAGGTCGAAATCGCCCTTGGGGTGCTGCGCCATCGTCGACTCCTTCTGCACGGGAACACACGCGAGTGATGTCGGGCGGTACACGCCCGGTTACCGGCACAGGCTAACCCCCGCCGATCCCGGGTCGTGCGGCAGGATGGGCGAATGCCGAGTCTGACCCGCGCCGAGGCCGCCGAACGCGCCGCGACGATCACCGTCGAGTCGTACACGATCGACCTCGACCTGACCACGAGCGACACCGAGTTCGCCTCGACCGGCGTGATCGAGTTCCGGGCCGCGCCGGGAGCGGCGACCTTCGTCGAGGTCGCCCCCGTGACGCTGACCCAGGTACGGCTCAACGGCGTCGACCTGGACCCGGCGACGCTCGACGGCAACCGGATCCCGTTGACCGGGCTGGCCGGGCACAACACGCTGACGGTGCGGGCGCGGATGGCGTACTCCAACTCGGGACAAGGGCTGCACCGCTTCGTCGACCCCGCCGACGGCGAGACCTACCTGTACGCGATGTCGTTCCTGGACGACGCGCCGCGCATCTTCGCCTGCTTCGACCAGCCCGATCTGAAGGCCCCGGTCCGGCTGCGGGTCACCGCACCGCCGCAGTGGACGGTGGCGGCCAACGGCCAACCGACCGGACGACCGGTCGACGGCCGCTGGGAGTTCGCGCCGACGCAGCCGCTGGCCACGTACTTCGTCACTTTGATCGCCGGGCCGTACCACGCCCGCCACGCCGAGCACGACGGAATTCCGCTGGCGGTCTACTGCCGACGGTCCCTCGCCGAACACCTGGACGCCGACATCGAGGAGATTCTCACGGTCACCCGGCAGTGCCTGGACCGGTTCCACGAGCTGTTCGACGTGCGCTACCCGTTCGGCGGGTACGGGCAGGCGTTCGTGCCGGAGTTCAACGCCGGCGCGATGGAGAACCCGGGCTTGGTGACCTTCCGCGACGACCACATCTTCCGGTCGGCGGTCACCGACAGCGAACGGGAGAGCCGGGCCACCACGATCGCCCACGAGATGGCCCACATGTGGTTCGGTGACCTGGTCACCATGCGCTGGTGGGACGACCTGTGGCTGAACGAGTCGTTCGCCGAGTACCTCGGGGTGCGGGTGACCGCCGAAGCGACCCGGTTCACCGACGCCTGGGCCACCTTCGGCATCCTCTACAAATCCTGGGGGTACGCCGCCGACCAGCGGCCGTCCACCCACCCGGTCGCGCCGGAGGAGGTGGCCGACGCCGAGCAGGCACTGCTCAACTTCGACGGCATCTCGTACGCCAAGGGCGCGTCGGTGCTGCGCCAACTCGTGGCCTGGCTGGGCGACGAACCGTTCCTGGCCGGGCTGCGCGCCCACTTCGCCGCCCACCGGTTCGGCAACGCCACCCTGGCTGACCTGCTCGAGGCAATGACCAAAGCCAGCGGTCGGGACCTGTCCGACTGGGCGGCACGGTGGCTACGCCAGGCGCAGGTGAACACGATCCGCGCCGAGGTGACCGTCGACGAGGCCGGCCGCTATCAGCAGGTCACGCTGGTGCAGACCGCCCCGGACAGCCATCCGGTGCTGCGCCCGCACCGGATCGGCCTGGGCCTGTTCGACGCCGGAACGACCGCCGACCAGCCGGTGACGCGGCGGGGTCGGCTGGCGGTGGACCTGGAACCGGACGTCGACGGTGGGCGGACCCTGGTGCCGGAACTGGTCGGCGAGCCAGCGGCCGATCTGCTGCTGCTCAACGACGGCGACCTCGCGTACGCCAAGGTGCGGCTCGACCCGGCGTCGGCGGCCGCGTTGCCGGCGATGCTGCCCGGCATTTCCGACCCGCTGGCCCGGGCGCTGTCGTGGACCGCCACCCTGGACGCGGTCCGTGACGCGCAGCGGCCGGTGGCCGCGTTGGCCGATCTGATCGAGCGGGCCCTGCCGGCCGAGACGGCGGTGGTCATCGTCGAGGACGTGCTGCGGCTCAGCCGGTCGATCATCGACCGGTACGCGCATCCGGCGGACCGGCCGGCGCTGCGGGCCCGGCTCGCCGCCGCCTGCGCGCGGCTGTTGGCCGCCGCCCCGGAAGGCGGATCGGTACGGTTGGCGGCCGCGCGGGGTGTGATCGCCGCGAGCGGGGACGCCGACGTGTTGCGGGGGTGGCTGGCGGGGCGGGCGGTGCCGGCCGGGATCGTGGTCGACGCGGAGTTGCGCTGGTCGTTGCTGTACCGGCTGGCGGTACTCGGCGAGGTCGGGACGAGCGACGTCGACGCCGAGCTGGGGCGGGACCGCAGCGCGGCCGGTGAGCAGTGGGCCGCGAAGTGTCGGGCGGCCCTGCCGGACGCCGCCGGCAAGGAGCGCGTCTGGCAGGCGATCGTCACTGACGTCGAGCTGTCGAACCGGATCGTCGAGGCGTACGCCGAAGGGTTCTGGCAGCCGGAGCAGGCTGAGCTCACCGCGCCGTACGTCGACCGCTACGTCGCCGACCTGCCGGCGGCTGCCCGGCGCCGCGCGGCCTGGCTGGCCGACCGGGTGGCGCAGCTGGCGTTCCCGCAGTACGCGGTCAGCGAGCAGACCCGGTCGGCGGCGGCGGCCCTGCTCGCCCGCGACGATCTCACCGCCGGGCTGCGGCGGGTGGTCGTCGACGCCGCCGACGAACTGGATCGGGCGTTGGCGGCGAGGTCGGCCTACGGCCCCGGGGCAGGCACTCGATAGTGTTGGCTGCACCACGCGACCGGGCCTTCGGGTGGATCACCGGCATACCATTCGTCGATGGACGAGGGCATCCGTCGGGTCGGGATCATGGGTGGGACCTTCGATCCGATTCACCAAGGTCACCTGGTGGCCGCCAGTGAGGTGGCGGAGCGCTTCGCGCTCGACGAGGTGGTGTTCGTCCCGACCGGTGATCCGTGGGAGAAGGCCGGGCTGTCGGTGAGTCCGGCGGAGGACCGCTATCTGATGACGGTGATCGCGACCGCGTCCAACCCGCGGTTCCAGGTCAGCCGGGCCGACATCGACCGGCACGGTCCCACGTACACCATCGACACCTTGCGTGACCTGCAGACCGCGTACGGGCCGAAGGCGCAGATGTTCTTCATCACCGGTGCCGACGCCCTGGAGAAGATCCTGTCCTGGAAAGACGCCGCCGCGATGTTCGAACTGGCCCATTTCATCGGCGTCACCCGGCCCGGGTTCGAGCTGTCCGACGCTCATCTGCCGGCCGACACGGTGACGTTGGTGGAGGTGCCGGCGATGGCCATCTCGTCGACCGAGTGTCGGGCACGGGTCGCGGCCGGCAAGCCGCTGTGGTACCTGGTCCCCGACGGTGTGGTGCAGTACATCGCCAAACGGGGCTTGTACCAAGGGGAATCCCGGGCAATTCATCCTGATTTGATGCAATAAGACCAATATGGTAGGATTGGTCGACCGCTCGGGTGTGAGAGGCTAGAGCAGCATGAGCTGTCTAGCTGAAGGAGTGTTGTCGAGGTGATCCGATGAGCGCCTCCGAGCGCGCGCGCGAGCTGGCCCTGACGGCCGCCCAGGCCGCCGCTGACAAGAAGGCGCAGGACATCGTCGTCATTGACGTGGCGGACCGAATGGCGATCACCGACGCCTTCGTCATCGCCTCCGCGCCCAACGAGCGTCAGGTCCTGGCGATCGTCGACGCCATCGAGGAAAGCCTGGTCGGTCTGCCGGAAAAGGCCAAACCGATACGCCGCGAAGGCGACCGCGCCGGACGGTGGGTACTGCTCGACTTCAACGACATCGTCGTGCACGTCCAACACGCCGAGGAACGCGAGTTCTACGCTCTCGACCGGCTCTGGAAGGACTGCCCCGTCATCCCGTTCGTCGATCGGGACCTGGTGGACGCCGAGGCTGGTAGCGGCGAATGACCCGGCTGATCGTCTGGCGGCACGGTAACACCGACTGGAACGCCGCCGACCGGGTGCAGGGCCAGACCGACACCGCCCTCAACGATCTCGGCCGGGACCAGGCCACCGCCGCCGCGCCGTTGATCGCCGCCCTGCAGCCGGACGCCATCGTCGCCTCCGACCTGCGGCGTGCCGCCGACACGGCCGCCGCCCTGGCCGCGTTGACCGGACTGCCGGTACGGACCGATCCACGGCTGCGGGAGCGCTACTACGGGCTCTGGCAGGGACTGACCATGCCGACCATCGCCGAACGCTTCCCGGCCGAGCACGCCCGGTCGCGCGCTGGTGACCAGTCGCCCGGTTGCGAGGTGGAAAGCCTCGACGACCTCGGCAAACGGGTCGGGGAAGCCCTGCAGGAAGCAGCCGACGCCACCCCCGGCGGTACGGTCGTGGTCGCGACCCACGGGGGCGCCGCCCGCCAGGGCTGTGGCTACCTGCTCGGCTGGGGTGCCGAGATCCTGCGTACGGTCGCCCCGCTGCAGAACTGTCACTGGACGGAGTTGCGCCACGATTCCGTACGTGGCTGGCAGTTGCGGGCGCACAACATCGGGGTGAGCGGCACCCACGACATACCCGCCCCGACCTGACCGCCGGGTCAGGTCGCGTCCGCCGGGCGGCGTCGTCCGTCGCCGACCGGCGGATCCGGTGATGATCAGCTACCGTGCCCAGATGCCCGTCGCGGTCGTCACCGACTCCACCGCCTACCTGCCGGCGGAGTTGGCCGGCCGGCACGACCTCACCGTGGTGCCGCTGACCGTGGTGATCGACGGTGTGGGTCGCCGCGAAGGCATCGACCTGACGCCGGCCGCCGTGGCCGCCGCGTTGACCAGCCGCAGATCGACGGTCAGTACCTCCCGGCCCGCGCCGGAGCAGTTCGCGACGACGTACCGGGACCTGTTCGCGGTCGGCGCCACAGGCGTCGTCTCGGTGCACCTGTCGGCGGGACTGTCCGGTACCGTCGCCGCCGCCGAGCTGGCCGCCCGCGAGGTCGACCCGGAGCGGATCCGAGTGGTGGACAGCGGATCGACCGGAATGGGACTCGGCTTTCCCGCCCTGGCCGCTGCCGCTGCCGCTGCCCGGGGTGCCCCGCTGACCGACGTCCACAGCGCGGCGGCGGCGACCGCCGCCCGCACCTACACCCTGTTCTACGTCGACACGCTGGAGTTCCTGCGTCGAGGAGGTCGGATCACCGCCGCGTCGGCGCTGCTCGGCACCGCGTTGTCGGTGAAGCCGATCCTGCACGTCGACCAGGGTCAGGTCGTACTCCGCGACAAGGTGCGTACCGCCGGACGCGCGCTGGCGAAACTGGTCGATCTGGCGACCGCCGCGGCCGGCGACGCCGACATGGTCGACATCGCCGTTCACCACCTCGACGACCCGGAGCGGGCGACGGCATTGGGCGACGCGCTGGCCGATCGGTTCGGCAGCCGGCTGGGTGACCGCTACCTGGCCGAGATCGGCGCGGTGGTCACCGCCCATGCCGGTCCCGGGCTGCTGTCGGTAGTGGTCCACCGGCGTGAGCACGCCGCGCCATAGCACACTCGGCGACGGTCCGGGCGGCTGTCCACAGCCGCAGCGTCGTCCACAGCCGTTCTCCTGCCTGACGCGCGTCGCGCGTCGTCGTTTCTAGGGTCGGCGGCGTGACCGATGAGGAGACCGTCCGGCGACGGTTGGCGCGACTGACCCGACCGGTGGACGCTGGGCCGGCGGAAGCCCGACCGGCGGACCGCGACGTTGCGCCGGACACCGACGCGGAGTCGTCGCGGGCCGACGAGTCCGACCGGGCCGACGAACTCGACTTCGTGTCGGGTTCCAGGCAGGGATTCCGGACCGCCGCCTTCGATCCCGGACGCCGGGGTGTGAAGGCACTCGCGGTCGTCGCGGTCGTGGTGACCGTCGTCGTGGCGATCCTTGTCTGGCGGTCCCGGCCGCAGGTCGAGCCGGTGCGGCCGGTGGACGGAGCGGCCGTCGTCGGCGCGACGGCCGGACCGGCGAGCGGCGTGCCGGCTGACTCACCCGCGATCGTCGACCCGGCGGCCGAAGCGACGGCGGCGGACGCTTCCACCGAGGTGGTGGTCGCCGTCACCGGCCGGGTACGCCGTCCCGGCCTGGTCCGGCTGCCGGTCGGCGCCCGGGTGGCCGACGCGGTGCACGCCGCGGGCGGAGCTTTGCCCGGCACCGACCTGGCCTGGCTCAACCTGGCCCGCAAGGTCACCGACGGCGAACTGATCGCGGTCGGGGTGACCCCGCCACCCGGAGTGGCCGCCGGACCGGGCGCTGTCGCTGGTGCCGCCCCCGCGTCCGGCGGCGGGGCAAAGGTCGACCTCAACGCGGCGACCACCGAACAACTGCAGACGCTTCCCGGCATCGGGCCGGTACTCGCCCAGCGGATCGTCGACCACCGGGACCGGGTCGGCGGCTTCGACTCCGTCGCCGATCTGCGGGAGGTCAGCGGGATCGGAGACACCCGCTTCGACCAGTTGCGCGAACTGGTGACGGTGTGAAGCCGGCGCGACGGGACAATCCACCTCCCGACCTTCGGCTGGCCGGATTCGCGATCGCCTGCTGGCTCACCGCGTTCGCTGTCGTGCAGACCTCGACCAGAACCGGGCTGTGCGTCGTGGGTTTGGCCGCAGCCGTCGCGGTGGTAACGGCCGGCTGGCTGCGCCGCGTCTCGGACGACCCGGGCGGACGACGGCGTGGCCGGTCCGCTGTCCACGCGCGTCGCCACGGTTGGCTGGTCGTCGCGGTGGCCCTGGGCGTACTGACCGGGGGAGTGGCCGCGGCCGCCCGCGTCGTGGTCCGGGACGCCGAGCCGATCGCCGGGCTCGTTCGGGACCGGGCGGCGGTGACCGTGGTCCTGGTGATCCGGGACGATCCCCGGCAGATCCGGTCAACGGTCGGCAGTGCCCCGCTGT
The sequence above is a segment of the Solwaraspora sp. WMMD406 genome. Coding sequences within it:
- the rplU gene encoding 50S ribosomal protein L21, coding for MYAIVKTGGKQYKVAEGDVIEVEKLIGVPGDAVTLPAVLLVDGDDLVTDATALAQVAVTGEIAAHTKGPKIRIHKFKNKTGYHKRQGHRQPLTQVKVTGISNGK
- the rpmA gene encoding 50S ribosomal protein L27 — translated: MAHKKGASSSRNGRDSEAKRLGVKRFGGQVVSAGEILIRQRGTKFHPGDLVGRGGDDTLFALAAGSVQFGTKRGRKTVNIVPAAQ
- the obgE gene encoding GTPase ObgE, which encodes MTTFVDRVVLHVQAGNGGHGCVSIHREKFKPFGGPDGGNGGHGGSVTLVVDPQAHTLLDFHFRPHAKAENGKGGAGGNRDGAKGADLVLKVPNGTTVQTLDGTVLADLVGAGTSFEIARGGRGGRGNAALASARRRAPGFAELGEPGDQLDVVLELKSVADVGLVGFPSAGKSSLISVISAAKPKIADYPFTTLVPNLGVVRVDEHTFTVADVPGLIPGAATGKGLGLEFLRHIERCAVLAHVVDTATLESGRDPVADIDAIEAELSAYGGLADRPRLVILNKIDIPDGQEMADLVRPDLEARGLRVFAVSAVSRQGLRELSYALAELVAAARAAAPPLEPTRIVLRPRAVDDAGFTVEPLDDGAFRINGVRPERWVRQTNFDNDEAVGYLADRLARLGVEDALAKAGAEPGALVRIGTYEFDWQPSHFADVDYVPSSRGTDVRLAEAPTRHSAAERLAARKARRQRPADEIDGDGDDDTGE
- a CDS encoding GNAT family N-acetyltransferase, with product MLIERRPSTDPEVAALVATQERELREAERAGRTVDPVVYPVHDDARYLVCVVDGRAVACGAIQPVDAQTVEITRMYVRPAYRGRGIARHLLTALEELAYSSGYTVFRLETGSYLPAALHLYASAGYSRIPVYGEYVGNPYSVCFEKRIPVAAA
- a CDS encoding helix-turn-helix transcriptional regulator, producing MGKPTRVTNSIRALRFANGEMTQAELAKRLGVTRQTVIAIEQGRYSPSLEMAFQIARVFAVPLDDVFQYAADEPA
- a CDS encoding NAD(P)-dependent alcohol dehydrogenase; the encoded protein is MQAITQDSYGPPQDVMVLREVPRPVPEERDVLVRVHATPVSGTDWHLTRGLPYVARPVTGWRRPKSRIPGYDLAGTVVETGAAVTTLRPGDQVYGWAASTFAEYATVPERQLVPVPTNLTLEQAAAVPIAAFTALQAVRDGGGLRPGQADEPGRRVLITGASGGVGTYAVQFAKAYGAHVTGMCRTSKMDLVAGLGADEVVDYTTTALRDLGRRFDVLIDLYGNPSLADCARVLVPGGRIVYVGGTGGRWFMGVDRWLRGMVLAPLRRLRTRPVIHSDSRDDLVTITGMIESGAVLPVLDRTFRLAQAAEAIRFVTAGEVRGQAVLRCAD
- a CDS encoding DUF397 domain-containing protein; translation: MAQHPKGDFDLSRAVWQRAEGDDSEGAVEIAFVDDLIGMRNSAEPDGPILVFTQAEWDAFVAGAQDGEFDLD
- the pepN gene encoding aminopeptidase N, coding for MPSLTRAEAAERAATITVESYTIDLDLTTSDTEFASTGVIEFRAAPGAATFVEVAPVTLTQVRLNGVDLDPATLDGNRIPLTGLAGHNTLTVRARMAYSNSGQGLHRFVDPADGETYLYAMSFLDDAPRIFACFDQPDLKAPVRLRVTAPPQWTVAANGQPTGRPVDGRWEFAPTQPLATYFVTLIAGPYHARHAEHDGIPLAVYCRRSLAEHLDADIEEILTVTRQCLDRFHELFDVRYPFGGYGQAFVPEFNAGAMENPGLVTFRDDHIFRSAVTDSERESRATTIAHEMAHMWFGDLVTMRWWDDLWLNESFAEYLGVRVTAEATRFTDAWATFGILYKSWGYAADQRPSTHPVAPEEVADAEQALLNFDGISYAKGASVLRQLVAWLGDEPFLAGLRAHFAAHRFGNATLADLLEAMTKASGRDLSDWAARWLRQAQVNTIRAEVTVDEAGRYQQVTLVQTAPDSHPVLRPHRIGLGLFDAGTTADQPVTRRGRLAVDLEPDVDGGRTLVPELVGEPAADLLLLNDGDLAYAKVRLDPASAAALPAMLPGISDPLARALSWTATLDAVRDAQRPVAALADLIERALPAETAVVIVEDVLRLSRSIIDRYAHPADRPALRARLAAACARLLAAAPEGGSVRLAAARGVIAASGDADVLRGWLAGRAVPAGIVVDAELRWSLLYRLAVLGEVGTSDVDAELGRDRSAAGEQWAAKCRAALPDAAGKERVWQAIVTDVELSNRIVEAYAEGFWQPEQAELTAPYVDRYVADLPAAARRRAAWLADRVAQLAFPQYAVSEQTRSAAAALLARDDLTAGLRRVVVDAADELDRALAARSAYGPGAGTR
- the nadD gene encoding nicotinate-nucleotide adenylyltransferase, with the translated sequence MDEGIRRVGIMGGTFDPIHQGHLVAASEVAERFALDEVVFVPTGDPWEKAGLSVSPAEDRYLMTVIATASNPRFQVSRADIDRHGPTYTIDTLRDLQTAYGPKAQMFFITGADALEKILSWKDAAAMFELAHFIGVTRPGFELSDAHLPADTVTLVEVPAMAISSTECRARVAAGKPLWYLVPDGVVQYIAKRGLYQGESRAIHPDLMQ